A stretch of Allostreptomyces psammosilenae DNA encodes these proteins:
- a CDS encoding LacI family DNA-binding transcriptional regulator, with translation MKRPTIADIAQAAGVSKGAVSYALNGKAGVSDQTRARILDIAARLGWHPSSAARALSEGRSGAIGLVVDRPAWVLGIEPFFMQLISGIEAQLSGSGTALLLEVTEDTEAEMATYRRWWGERRVDGVLLVDLRHDDPRPALVRELELPTVVVGHAGEDTGMSSVWIDDGVAVHEVLDYLVALGHRRIARVAGPPPLVHTRERSDAFARAAERLGLAEVPTVHADYSGEDGARATRRLLSTAVPPTAIVYDNDVMAVAALGVAHEMGVDVPGRLSIVAWDDGALCELVHPGLTAVSRRVPEHGSRAATILLSMVAGGPVEQARLDPPVLVPRGSTAPARR, from the coding sequence GTGAAGCGTCCCACCATCGCTGACATCGCCCAGGCGGCCGGGGTCTCCAAGGGCGCCGTCTCCTACGCGCTGAACGGCAAGGCCGGGGTGTCCGACCAGACCCGCGCGCGCATCCTGGACATCGCCGCGCGGCTGGGCTGGCATCCGAGCAGCGCGGCCCGGGCGCTGTCCGAGGGACGCAGCGGGGCCATCGGACTGGTGGTCGACCGCCCCGCCTGGGTGCTGGGCATCGAGCCCTTCTTCATGCAGCTCATCTCCGGCATCGAGGCGCAGCTGTCCGGCAGCGGCACGGCGCTGCTGCTGGAGGTCACCGAGGACACCGAGGCCGAGATGGCGACCTACCGGCGCTGGTGGGGGGAGCGCCGGGTGGACGGCGTGCTCCTTGTCGACCTGCGCCACGACGACCCGCGCCCGGCCCTGGTGCGGGAGCTGGAGCTGCCGACGGTGGTCGTGGGGCACGCCGGCGAGGACACCGGGATGTCCTCGGTCTGGATCGACGACGGCGTGGCCGTGCACGAGGTGCTGGACTACCTGGTGGCGCTGGGGCACCGGCGGATCGCCCGGGTGGCCGGCCCGCCGCCGCTGGTGCACACCCGGGAGCGGTCGGATGCGTTCGCCCGTGCGGCGGAGCGCCTGGGGCTGGCCGAGGTGCCGACGGTGCACGCCGACTACTCGGGTGAGGACGGGGCGCGGGCGACCCGCCGGCTGCTGTCCACCGCCGTGCCGCCGACCGCGATCGTGTACGACAACGACGTGATGGCGGTGGCGGCGCTGGGCGTGGCGCACGAGATGGGGGTGGACGTACCGGGCCGGCTGTCCATCGTGGCCTGGGACGACGGGGCGCTGTGCGAGCTGGTGCACCCGGGGCTGACGGCGGTGAGCCGTCGGGTGCCGGAGCACGGTTCGCGGGCGGCGACGATCCTGCTGTCGATGGTGGCGGGCGGGCCGGTGGAGCAGGCGCGGCTGGACCCGCCGGTGCTGGTGCCGCGCGGCAGCACGGCCCCGGCGCGCCGCTGA
- a CDS encoding glycoside hydrolase family 2 protein: MRTPLHDGWTVRAVAGEVPDSLSDIDVPATVPGCVHTDLLAAGLIPDPHLDRNEAALAWIGRTDWRYTTTFEWHPLVGLDRWELVCEGLDTVATVALNGVVIGRAENMHRTHRFGARAGLRRGRNELTVTFAAPVTHAERVRDALGPRPHINTHPYNFVRKMACNFGWDWGPDLATAGIWRPIWLEGWSTARLASVRPLVTVTERHGRTTGHVAVHVEVERGAATDDRPLRLTATIGDPGRSGGHGSSGGHGGHGEHGGAGRSGGPRHTAEVLLPAGSRTAVVDLEVPDPELWWPRGHGEQPLYPLHVRLAGVGAISLALDAWQGRIGFRTVRLDTSRDQHGTRAAFLVNGRPVLVRGANWIPDDCFPHRVDRDRYATRLRQAAEAGVNLLRVWGGGLYESDDFYELCDEAGMLTWQDFLFACAAYPEEEPLRGEVEAEAREAVTRLSPHPSLIVWNGNNESVSGHRDWGWREQLGDRTWGHGYYFDLLPRIVAELDPTRPYIPTSPWSFDEGIHPNDPDHGLSHIWDVWNQVDYTAYRDHVPGLAAEFGFQGPPNWATLTRAVHDQPLTPESPGVLAHNKADDGPAKLARGLAPHFPPPQGVDDWHWATQLNQARAVALGVEHFRSHAPRCSGTIMWQLNDCWPVTSWAAIDGDGRRKPLWYALRRSHAERLLTIQPRGESLALVAVNDTAEPWSERVEVVRLGFDGGPLAKAEVEVHAAPRTAAATPLPPALATPDRPEAELLVAEARADETRADETRADETRGGEAGGAGVAGASARDGGRPRALWFFLPDRDQALPRADLTTTVRPDGDQVRITVTARALLRDLALLADRVLPAAEVDTMLLTLLPGESATFTVRGPGVGAVPAERWADPLVLRSANQLVTP, translated from the coding sequence ATGAGGACACCGCTGCACGACGGCTGGACGGTACGCGCGGTCGCCGGGGAGGTCCCCGACAGCCTGAGTGACATCGACGTCCCGGCCACCGTCCCCGGCTGCGTGCACACCGACCTGCTGGCCGCCGGCCTCATACCCGACCCCCACCTGGACCGCAACGAGGCCGCCCTGGCCTGGATCGGCCGCACCGACTGGCGGTACACCACCACCTTCGAATGGCACCCGCTGGTCGGCCTCGACCGCTGGGAGCTGGTCTGCGAGGGCCTGGACACCGTCGCCACCGTGGCGCTCAACGGCGTCGTGATCGGCCGCGCCGAGAACATGCACCGCACCCACCGGTTCGGCGCCCGCGCCGGGCTGCGCCGGGGCCGCAACGAACTCACCGTCACCTTCGCCGCGCCCGTCACCCACGCCGAACGCGTCCGCGACGCCCTCGGCCCCCGACCGCACATCAACACCCACCCCTACAACTTCGTCCGCAAGATGGCCTGCAACTTCGGCTGGGACTGGGGGCCCGACCTGGCCACCGCCGGCATCTGGCGCCCCATCTGGCTGGAGGGCTGGTCCACCGCGCGACTGGCCTCGGTGCGCCCCCTGGTCACCGTGACGGAGCGCCACGGCCGCACCACCGGGCACGTCGCCGTGCACGTCGAGGTGGAACGCGGCGCCGCCACCGACGACCGGCCGCTGCGCCTGACCGCCACCATCGGCGACCCCGGCCGCTCCGGGGGGCACGGCAGCTCCGGGGGACACGGCGGGCACGGCGAACACGGCGGCGCCGGAAGGTCCGGCGGGCCCCGCCACACCGCCGAGGTGCTGCTGCCGGCCGGCTCGCGGACCGCCGTCGTCGACCTGGAGGTCCCCGACCCGGAGCTGTGGTGGCCGCGCGGGCACGGCGAGCAGCCGCTGTACCCGCTCCACGTCCGCCTCGCCGGCGTCGGCGCGATCTCCCTCGCGCTGGACGCCTGGCAGGGCCGGATCGGGTTCCGCACCGTGCGGCTGGACACCTCCCGCGACCAGCACGGCACCCGGGCCGCCTTCCTGGTCAACGGGCGCCCCGTGCTGGTGCGCGGGGCCAACTGGATCCCCGACGACTGCTTCCCGCACCGCGTCGACCGCGACCGCTACGCCACCCGGCTGAGACAGGCGGCCGAGGCCGGCGTCAACCTGCTGCGGGTGTGGGGCGGCGGCCTGTACGAGAGCGACGACTTCTACGAACTGTGCGACGAGGCCGGGATGCTCACCTGGCAGGACTTCCTGTTCGCCTGCGCCGCCTACCCCGAGGAGGAGCCGCTGCGCGGCGAGGTGGAGGCGGAGGCCCGCGAGGCCGTCACCCGACTCAGCCCGCACCCGAGCCTGATCGTCTGGAACGGCAACAACGAGAGCGTCTCCGGCCACCGGGACTGGGGCTGGCGGGAACAACTCGGCGACCGCACCTGGGGCCACGGCTACTACTTCGACCTGCTGCCGCGGATCGTCGCCGAACTCGACCCCACCCGCCCCTACATCCCCACCAGCCCCTGGTCCTTCGACGAGGGGATCCACCCCAACGATCCCGACCACGGACTGTCGCACATCTGGGACGTCTGGAACCAGGTCGACTACACCGCCTACCGCGACCACGTGCCCGGCCTGGCCGCCGAGTTCGGCTTCCAGGGCCCGCCCAACTGGGCCACCCTCACCCGCGCCGTCCACGACCAGCCGCTGACCCCCGAATCCCCCGGCGTGCTGGCGCACAACAAGGCCGACGACGGCCCCGCCAAGCTCGCCCGCGGCCTCGCCCCACACTTCCCACCGCCACAGGGCGTCGACGACTGGCACTGGGCCACCCAGCTCAACCAGGCGCGCGCCGTCGCCCTCGGCGTGGAGCACTTCCGCTCCCACGCCCCACGCTGCTCGGGCACGATCATGTGGCAGCTCAACGACTGCTGGCCGGTCACCTCCTGGGCGGCGATCGACGGCGACGGACGGCGCAAGCCGCTGTGGTACGCCCTGCGGCGCAGCCACGCGGAACGGCTGCTGACCATCCAGCCACGCGGGGAGTCCCTGGCGCTGGTGGCGGTCAACGACACCGCCGAACCTTGGTCGGAGCGGGTGGAGGTGGTGCGCCTCGGCTTCGACGGCGGCCCGCTGGCCAAGGCGGAGGTCGAGGTCCACGCCGCCCCGCGCACCGCCGCCGCCACGCCGCTGCCGCCGGCCCTCGCCACCCCGGACCGCCCCGAGGCCGAACTGCTGGTGGCCGAGGCGCGGGCAGACGAGACGCGGGCAGACGAGACGCGGGCAGACGAGACGCGGGGAGGCGAGGCGGGCGGGGCCGGCGTGGCCGGCGCCTCGGCGCGGGACGGCGGGCGCCCCCGTGCGCTCTGGTTCTTCCTGCCGGACCGGGACCAGGCGCTGCCCCGGGCCGACCTCACCACGACCGTCCGGCCGGACGGCGACCAGGTGCGGATCACCGTGACGGCGCGCGCCCTGCTGCGGGACCTCGCGCTGCTCGCCGACCGCGTCCTCCCGGCGGCCGAGGTGGACACCATGCTGCTCACCCTGCTGCCCGGGGAGTCCGCCACCTTCACGGTGCGCGGGCCCGGAGTGGGCGCGGTGCCCGCCGAGCGGTGGGCCGATCCGCTGGTGCTGCGCAGCGCCAACCAGCTCGTCACCCCCTGA
- a CDS encoding MarR family winged helix-turn-helix transcriptional regulator, translating to MHEDAVARAVRQWRQVHPDLDVSPITVVGRINRCAALLQQAADTPLGRYGITRHEFDVLCTLRRVGHELTAGQLARETFSSGAAVTKRLRILEERELVERRADPRDKRTAHLRLTAAGQELVDAVLPEQLAYEKGLLAGIAEDRREALADTLGELLLLLEGRLGGLPG from the coding sequence GTGCACGAGGACGCCGTGGCACGCGCGGTGCGCCAGTGGCGCCAGGTCCACCCCGACCTCGACGTCTCCCCCATCACGGTGGTCGGCCGGATCAACCGCTGCGCCGCCCTGCTCCAGCAGGCGGCCGACACGCCGCTCGGCCGGTACGGGATCACCCGGCACGAGTTCGACGTGCTGTGCACCCTGCGGCGGGTCGGCCACGAGCTGACCGCCGGCCAGCTGGCCCGGGAGACCTTCTCCTCCGGGGCGGCCGTCACCAAGCGGCTGCGGATCCTGGAGGAACGCGAGCTGGTCGAACGGCGCGCCGACCCCCGGGACAAGCGGACCGCCCACCTGCGGCTGACCGCCGCCGGCCAGGAGCTGGTGGACGCGGTGCTGCCGGAGCAGCTCGCCTACGAGAAGGGGCTGCTGGCCGGCATCGCGGAGGACCGGCGCGAGGCGCTGGCCGACACCCTCGGCGAGCTGCTGCTCCTCCTGGAAGGGCGCCTCGGCGGCCTGCCCGGTTGA
- a CDS encoding FUSC family protein, giving the protein MTSPNTAPTPSTTARRPPVVRARPLPLTGLLRLRPSADGWHRPALSVVVAAAIPNLALLASGRLELAVYTSAGSLCALFAHGLPYRARTRVLAWVIAGMLAGVAVGLVTAALTESVVIRITVAALLAAAQKTVCEATRIGPPGSVIFTFVSSSCLFLPQRLDQIPFHLALGLVGAAISWLVCMAPWLLRPRGPERVATARALEATARVAAATEASGGAAARCAGGGANATGGTGGTGGDTPERARARHAAATAVHAAWQTVFRVPARNTARARDRRALEDRRALERLLLRAETVLVAAGPDAPATDDHAPAPRATELLAWARELRRDRLPRVALGGAELAELTGAEEDAFGQPRPTERNARRGRSTGRGRSTGRGRGTARAGAWRDLARALGPGSHLSPIGARVAVGGLLAGLVSAAAGVGHPFWAVVTAAAVFQANTTLTWQRSVQRVTGNLVGLLVFSAVAPLTHTSPWALVLATLVFQFGAEATITRNYWLGSVSVTAMALLMAQFAARQPVGTLVLDRWLDTCVGAAFGLLCSIAVTNRRATDRIRRAVDAVGAQRRRAEDLLDALPEGGGLPGGGGADLADARLRLRAALIELREAADVSAGEWWQRWIDPEEVLRAERAGHRVLARLVLPRPRPSHTAPPSQLPVPSPS; this is encoded by the coding sequence ATGACCAGCCCCAACACCGCCCCCACCCCCTCCACCACCGCCCGCCGGCCCCCGGTGGTCCGCGCCCGTCCGCTGCCGCTGACCGGGCTTCTCCGGCTGCGCCCCTCCGCCGACGGCTGGCACCGTCCCGCGCTGTCCGTCGTGGTCGCCGCCGCGATACCCAACCTCGCCCTGCTGGCGTCGGGGCGTCTGGAGTTGGCGGTGTACACCTCGGCCGGCTCGCTGTGCGCGCTCTTCGCGCACGGCCTGCCCTACCGGGCGCGGACCCGGGTCCTGGCCTGGGTGATCGCCGGCATGCTGGCCGGCGTCGCGGTGGGGCTGGTGACGGCGGCCCTCACCGAGTCGGTCGTCATCCGGATCACCGTGGCCGCGCTGCTGGCGGCGGCCCAGAAGACGGTCTGCGAGGCCACCCGGATCGGGCCGCCGGGGAGCGTGATCTTCACCTTCGTCAGCTCCAGCTGCCTCTTCCTGCCGCAGCGACTCGACCAGATCCCGTTCCACCTGGCGCTCGGCCTGGTCGGGGCCGCCATCTCCTGGCTGGTCTGCATGGCGCCCTGGCTGCTGCGCCCGCGCGGCCCGGAGCGGGTGGCCACCGCGCGCGCCCTGGAGGCCACGGCCCGGGTGGCCGCCGCCACCGAGGCGTCGGGCGGTGCCGCGGCACGGTGCGCCGGAGGCGGCGCGAACGCGACCGGCGGCACCGGGGGCACCGGGGGCGACACCCCGGAACGCGCCCGCGCCCGCCACGCCGCCGCCACCGCCGTGCACGCCGCCTGGCAGACCGTCTTCCGGGTCCCGGCCCGGAACACCGCGCGGGCACGCGACCGGCGGGCGCTGGAGGACCGGCGGGCGCTGGAGCGCCTGCTGCTCCGGGCCGAGACGGTGCTGGTCGCCGCGGGCCCGGACGCGCCGGCGACCGACGACCACGCCCCCGCCCCGCGCGCCACCGAGCTGCTCGCCTGGGCCCGCGAGCTGCGGCGCGACCGGCTGCCCCGGGTGGCGCTCGGCGGCGCCGAGCTCGCCGAGCTGACCGGGGCCGAGGAGGACGCCTTCGGGCAGCCCCGGCCGACGGAGCGCAACGCCCGCCGCGGGCGGAGCACGGGCCGCGGACGGAGCACCGGCCGGGGACGGGGCACCGCCCGCGCGGGGGCCTGGCGCGACCTGGCCCGCGCCCTCGGCCCCGGCTCACACCTGTCGCCGATCGGTGCCCGGGTGGCCGTCGGCGGGCTGCTGGCCGGCCTGGTCTCGGCCGCGGCCGGGGTCGGGCACCCGTTCTGGGCCGTGGTCACCGCCGCCGCGGTCTTCCAGGCGAACACCACGCTCACCTGGCAGCGCTCCGTCCAGCGGGTCACCGGGAACCTGGTCGGACTGCTGGTCTTCAGCGCGGTGGCCCCGCTGACCCACACCAGCCCGTGGGCGCTGGTGCTGGCCACCCTGGTCTTCCAGTTCGGCGCCGAGGCCACCATCACCCGGAACTACTGGCTCGGCAGCGTCAGCGTCACGGCGATGGCGCTGCTGATGGCCCAGTTCGCCGCCCGCCAGCCGGTCGGCACGCTGGTGCTCGACCGCTGGCTGGACACCTGCGTCGGCGCCGCCTTCGGGCTGCTGTGCAGCATCGCCGTCACCAACCGGCGCGCCACCGACCGCATCCGGCGGGCCGTCGACGCCGTGGGCGCCCAGCGGCGCCGGGCGGAGGACCTCCTCGACGCCCTCCCGGAGGGCGGAGGCCTCCCCGGCGGCGGAGGGGCCGATCTGGCGGACGCCCGGCTGCGGCTGCGGGCCGCGCTGATCGAGCTGCGGGAGGCGGCCGACGTCTCCGCCGGCGAGTGGTGGCAGCGGTGGATCGACCCGGAGGAGGTGCTGCGCGCCGAGCGAGCCGGCCACCGGGTCCTCGCCCGCCTGGTGCTGCCGCGCCCGCGCCCCTCGCACACCGCGCCGCCGTCCCAGCTGCCGGTGCCCTCGCCGTCCTGA
- a CDS encoding CotH kinase family protein has protein sequence MDGTTTPPGGARGRPRRRPRGPRRRARHLLPVRLRQHWIPLVAFAALVAVLVSVVGDVRVRPYVTSATSPLAATSKDDVPGTVELYDTTTTHTIEITFAEEDYQRALQEYYEEGNKEYVEADITIDGTYLSDVGIRLKGNSTLRGLTSGSSTEEGTAEEGATEEGAGPQGDGGPMGTTLTDDAPEELPWLISFGEFVENRTYQGHDEIAVRPGADGELPLNEALALSLTAESGAATQRWSFTSFTVNDRPTTTRLILEHPDEEYAEELGNGVLYKADSTSSFEYLGEDPTEYEGSFKQINKEGSQDLQPVIDLIRWVEEATDEEFARDLDEHVDVESFADYLALQNLLLNSDDMSGPGKNYYLWYDLDTRLFSILSWDLNLTFNGDASLGPHEEGGIGAGGPGGGPAGQQTEQTEQTEQTQQGEQAVGQPGGTETGQATGGGQPPEGFEPPEGFEPPADGQAPGGTEGAAPGGVDSGNLLKERFLASSALLEVYDAAYQELYQELYADGTATELLQEIATAAQAAGADATAIEAAAATLQEVIDTRTEGLAADPVITG, from the coding sequence ATGGACGGCACCACCACGCCCCCGGGCGGCGCCCGGGGCCGGCCGCGCCGCCGCCCACGCGGCCCGCGGCGCCGGGCGCGCCACCTCCTCCCGGTGCGGCTGCGGCAGCATTGGATTCCGCTGGTCGCCTTCGCGGCGCTCGTCGCCGTGCTGGTCTCGGTCGTCGGGGACGTCCGGGTCCGGCCGTACGTCACCAGCGCCACCAGCCCGCTCGCCGCGACGTCCAAGGACGACGTGCCCGGAACGGTGGAGCTCTACGACACCACGACCACCCACACGATCGAGATCACCTTCGCGGAGGAGGACTACCAGCGCGCCCTCCAGGAGTACTACGAGGAGGGGAACAAGGAGTACGTCGAGGCGGACATCACCATCGACGGCACCTACCTCAGCGACGTCGGCATCCGGCTGAAGGGCAACTCCACGCTGCGCGGGCTGACCAGCGGCAGCAGCACCGAGGAGGGCACGGCCGAGGAGGGCGCGACCGAGGAGGGCGCGGGCCCGCAGGGCGACGGCGGGCCGATGGGCACGACGCTGACCGACGACGCCCCCGAGGAACTCCCCTGGCTGATCAGCTTCGGCGAGTTCGTGGAGAACCGGACCTACCAGGGCCACGACGAGATCGCCGTCCGCCCGGGCGCCGACGGCGAACTGCCGCTGAACGAGGCGCTGGCCCTGTCGCTGACCGCCGAGAGCGGAGCCGCCACCCAGCGGTGGTCCTTCACCTCCTTCACGGTCAACGACCGGCCCACCACCACCCGGCTGATCCTGGAGCACCCGGACGAGGAGTACGCCGAGGAACTCGGGAACGGCGTGCTGTACAAGGCGGACAGCACCAGTTCGTTCGAGTACCTGGGCGAGGACCCGACGGAGTACGAGGGCTCCTTCAAGCAGATCAACAAGGAGGGCAGCCAGGACCTCCAGCCGGTGATCGACCTGATCCGGTGGGTCGAGGAGGCCACCGACGAGGAGTTCGCGCGGGACCTCGACGAACACGTGGACGTCGAGTCCTTCGCCGACTACCTGGCGCTGCAGAACCTGCTGCTGAACTCGGACGACATGTCGGGGCCGGGGAAGAACTACTACCTCTGGTACGACCTGGACACCCGGCTCTTCTCGATCCTCTCCTGGGACCTCAACCTCACCTTCAACGGCGACGCCTCCCTGGGCCCGCACGAGGAGGGCGGCATCGGGGCCGGCGGACCGGGCGGAGGCCCCGCCGGGCAGCAGACCGAACAGACCGAGCAGACGGAGCAGACGCAGCAGGGCGAGCAGGCCGTCGGCCAGCCGGGCGGCACGGAGACCGGCCAGGCCACCGGGGGCGGCCAGCCGCCCGAGGGCTTCGAACCACCGGAGGGCTTCGAACCACCGGCGGACGGCCAGGCGCCCGGGGGCACCGAGGGCGCCGCCCCGGGCGGCGTCGACAGCGGCAACCTGCTCAAGGAGCGCTTCCTGGCCTCCTCCGCCCTGCTGGAGGTCTACGACGCCGCCTACCAGGAGCTCTACCAGGAGCTGTACGCCGACGGCACCGCCACCGAACTGCTCCAGGAGATCGCCACGGCGGCCCAGGCGGCCGGCGCGGACGCCACCGCGATCGAGGCCGCGGCGGCCACGCTCCAGGAGGTGATCGACACCCGCACGGAGGGCCTGGCGGCGGACCCCGTGATCACCGGCTGA
- a CDS encoding DUF4956 domain-containing protein: MNLDLQDLSGTFSVTDIVIAMALSFVLSSVIGWVYRATHRNVSYSQSYVQTLVIVGMIVALILLVIGSNIARAFSLVGALSVVRFRNAVKETRDVGFVFLVMGIGMACGARFYTLAAVATVAICLIILIMSRFNWFALNVQRQVVKVQVPAGEDHTMAIGDVLVKHTSEFELVSTESVRGGALTELLYTVRLKKGSEPGRLVADMRERTFGQRVTVLTGYDQTDL; encoded by the coding sequence ATGAACCTCGATCTCCAGGACCTCAGCGGCACCTTCAGCGTGACCGACATCGTCATCGCCATGGCGCTGTCCTTCGTGCTCAGCTCCGTCATCGGCTGGGTCTACCGCGCCACCCACCGCAACGTCTCCTACAGCCAGTCCTACGTGCAGACGCTCGTGATCGTCGGAATGATCGTGGCGCTGATCCTGCTGGTGATCGGCTCCAACATCGCGCGGGCCTTCTCCCTGGTGGGCGCCCTGTCCGTGGTGCGCTTCCGCAACGCGGTGAAGGAGACCCGGGACGTCGGCTTCGTCTTCCTGGTGATGGGCATCGGCATGGCCTGCGGCGCCCGCTTCTACACCCTGGCGGCGGTCGCCACGGTGGCCATCTGCCTGATCATCCTCATCATGAGCCGGTTCAACTGGTTCGCCCTCAACGTGCAGCGCCAGGTGGTCAAGGTGCAGGTGCCCGCCGGCGAGGACCACACCATGGCGATCGGCGACGTCCTGGTGAAGCACACCTCGGAGTTCGAACTGGTCAGCACCGAGTCCGTGCGCGGCGGCGCCCTCACCGAACTGCTCTACACGGTGCGGCTGAAGAAGGGCAGCGAGCCGGGCCGGCTCGTGGCCGACATGCGGGAGAGGACCTTCGGCCAGCGGGTCACCGTGCTCACCGGCTACGACCAGACGGACCTGTGA
- a CDS encoding polyphosphate polymerase domain-containing protein: MLFPLRRRRAAPAPPPPEPATTAPTGGAPTVPPPTAVPAGTGPGTGPSTAGPADGGRATRTAGKLHAFNRYEIKYLVDTTTATRIRDRLAERLDRDAHSPVGGYGVWSLYYDTPDLRFYWEKIEGLRFRRKLRVRHYGDRTAITDDTPVFVEIKQRVNRVTQKRRVQLPYLTARELCDGRALVEHSPAQRAFVEEVVELICRLNLQPTAMTGYQREALVGRDADLGLRVTFDRRVRGRDRDFHLGAESTNRFLIPPHMTIMEVKANERVPYWLTDITASMNLQVVRVSKYCQSIEVHGKAPRSAFHVREEDVAEDLTIRSDAGGRTGRHRGIPSHPDRVKA; encoded by the coding sequence ATGCTGTTCCCACTCCGTCGGCGGCGCGCCGCGCCCGCGCCGCCACCCCCCGAGCCAGCAACCACCGCCCCGACCGGCGGCGCCCCGACCGTCCCACCGCCGACCGCCGTGCCCGCGGGCACCGGGCCGGGCACCGGGCCGAGCACCGCCGGACCCGCCGACGGTGGGCGCGCCACCCGGACCGCCGGCAAGCTGCACGCCTTCAACCGCTACGAGATCAAGTACCTGGTCGACACCACCACCGCCACCCGGATCCGCGACCGGCTCGCCGAGCGCCTCGACCGCGACGCGCACAGCCCGGTCGGCGGCTACGGGGTGTGGAGCCTCTACTACGACACCCCGGACCTGCGGTTCTACTGGGAGAAGATCGAGGGGCTGCGCTTCCGCCGCAAGCTGCGGGTGCGCCACTACGGCGACCGCACCGCGATCACCGACGACACACCGGTCTTCGTCGAGATCAAGCAGCGGGTCAACCGGGTCACCCAGAAGCGCCGCGTCCAGCTGCCCTACCTCACCGCCCGGGAGCTGTGCGACGGGCGCGCGCTCGTCGAGCACTCCCCGGCGCAGCGCGCGTTCGTCGAGGAGGTTGTGGAACTGATCTGCCGGCTGAACCTCCAGCCGACCGCGATGACCGGCTACCAGCGCGAGGCCCTGGTCGGCCGGGACGCCGACCTCGGGCTGCGGGTCACCTTCGACCGGCGGGTACGCGGCCGGGACCGCGACTTCCACCTCGGCGCCGAGTCCACCAACCGGTTCCTGATCCCTCCGCACATGACGATCATGGAGGTGAAGGCGAACGAGCGCGTTCCCTACTGGCTGACCGACATCACGGCCAGCATGAACCTCCAGGTCGTCCGGGTCTCCAAGTACTGCCAGAGCATCGAGGTGCACGGCAAGGCCCCCCGGTCCGCCTTCCACGTCCGCGAGGAGGACGTGGCCGAGGACCTCACCATCCGCAGCGACGCCGGCGGCCGCACGGGCCGCCACCGCGGCATCCCCAGCCACCCCGACCGAGTGAAGGCCTGA